In Micropterus dolomieu isolate WLL.071019.BEF.003 ecotype Adirondacks linkage group LG01, ASM2129224v1, whole genome shotgun sequence, the sequence cacatgcacacaggtcATAAAACAAAGTCGGTATGTTTCCACCGTGAGGAAAATTTGAATCAATAGGGACTCCCAGAAGCTTGAATGCAAGCCAACTTCACTGGGCATGCAAGGTTTTCAGTGCATCAGTCATTTTGGGAGAGGCAATGTTGTGCACACAGCGTTAACCTAGAACCCCCACAGTGCTGCCACTGTAGTTTCATAATGAGTTGTTGTGTTAAACACTTTGGTAGACGTGTGTGGTGAATGTAAGGAGTCCTCAAGCGGTGCCAAAATACGAGTTTTATCCTGCGTTAACTGGTTACAATCAGTACGTCAACATCTCAGTGCTGAAAACAAAAGTTGAGGACCAGTTTTACTTCTGTGATCATCATTTATTTCCTCTGGATGAGCGACGAGAGGCGTCtctaccttttttttaataccaTTTAATCTGAGAGGGACACGCCACGGCCGGGCTGAAATATTCTGATAAGTTTATCAGCAGCAACAGGGAGGCTTAAAATGTAATATGTACACAGAAAAATGCTGATTGTACAAAGTAGAGATGTCGCTTTTGCATTGCTTCATAAAGTACACAAAGTAGATGCCAAACAAACAGGTTTCTAGCCATGACTAATTTGCATCCCTGTCCCTGgttacagaaaaataaactaactttaaaatattacagccattaaaatatatacaataaacaCATCCAGTACCTGCAACAAGATACAGgcctaataaaaaaaataaacttttaacaTTATCATGGAATACAAAAACTACCCAGTTTGAAATCAATAGAATATTAATTAGATTTTAATTAGATATGCAAAATAATCAGGTTACGTTTTTCATTAGGTTTTAACTGACAAAGCGCGTCACATAAACAATTGAATGACTCATTTTGTTAGTTTTTAATTACTTAGCTTGCTTGGATTCATTATTTTGAACAtagaaatgtattaaaatgtctCCTCAAACATGTAAAAGAAGACAATCTTTCTTATTTTCTCATTAACCTTGCAGAGAGTATTTGTTTAAACAAGATCAGAGCtgaattaatcgattaatcacaTATGATAGTAAACTGGAGGCTCGTTTGCGGGACAAAACAAACTGCGACGTTGTGATGTTTTCTGTATCAGATTTACAATCATTCAGAGTTGGTTTATAGTAAATGAGAGAATAGATGAGTCGCTCCGGCTACACGGCAGGTTAAACGGCTTACAGCAGCGTTTTGGTCACATGACACTTTTAGATTttagttgggtttttttgtccGGCGAGTACCAATCTGGGCAGTCATGACTGAAACTTGCAGGCAGCGGTTCTGCTTCCTATTTCACCCGCAGTATGAGGTGGAAAACATCAGTACAAAACACTGATTACAATATATATTGCACAATGAGACTTTGGAaactgttcctcctcctcctgctgctgttgctgtacGAGTTCCTCCTTGTAACTCGTCTGTTATTACATTTCAAAAGACCCCGTCACCTTTTCCACGCTGTGTCACATCCCCGCCCCGATCTGATCTTGTGCTCTGCCTTCTGTGTTTTTCCCGCACGTCTCTATGCTATAATTAGTTTCACAAACAAAACCAGGGTTACTCTTGACCTCTTCACCCGGTGGTTTCTAGAGATTTACGTGCTTAGATTCAGCTTTTAAATCATcagaaacaacaactaaatgcctaaaatgtcaaacaccTGCTCACCTTTAAACCACCTGACTGATATCAGCTGATATGCATTTACAAGCTTCGCTGTTTGCTCTCTTTACTTTGCTCCTTCCTGGATACGTGTGAATCAGCGcgattattatatattaatgacATGACCTTTAACTcgtctctgttgtgtttttaaagggtGTTTTAATGCATGTCCAGGACTTACATAAGACACTGcctttgtgtttacagcttttaTACAAATAACTGCGCCTTACAATATGACCCAGTAAGAAAAGGCCAAAGTACAAGTCTCCCTGATTCCCCTAATTTGCTGAATGATCCTTCTTTTGATTATTCTGGTATTGAATCTTTcaaacaagttttaaaaaaaaacaaaaaaaagcttttcgGCTCAACacaacttttttgtttgttttctgaaacaTACCTTCACATGGAAACGAGTTACACCCGACAAGAGGCAATAACAGATCAAGTGGCTGAGTCAGCAAGGCAGTGAGCCGATACTGGGGCTAAAAACTCCAGGCAGCGTCAACACCAGTATCTGGGACAAGTTTATTGGGTTTACTGGGGAGAAATGAGTGATGAAAGCAGATCTGTAGCTCTGCTTTTCTTTGACAGCTTAACATGAACAGAGACTACTTTCTTTGTTCATTCTTAATAATCTATAACTCACAGGCTTTGGTTGTTTAAGGTTTGACGACTGAAAGTGTTTAGGAACTTAACGGAGCTGTGTCTGTGTAGGTGTGGTGGTTCCTGAAAAGAAATGCAAAGTAAAAGCCACCAGGAAGCCGAAAAGGAGGCGAAGTGAATCGGAGAGCGACGATGCCAGTCCGGTCAAGATGATAAAGGCAGAAGAGGTCACCTCACAGCTGGTGAGTGGCGTCACAGGATGATAGTTGGGGGgattcaaaataatataactgGACTGCTtcttattttgaaagcattaaACCTTAACAGGGAAATCTGAGCCTGACGCACTGAGCCTCATTTGGCTTGAAATGGTAACTGTACATGGGGGTTGACAGCAACGTGGCCTCTCCTCTGGTGCCACCTTCAGGTCAAGCTTTACACTTTTTGCCCCCCCTAGGGGTAACGATACTTAGCTGAGTCCCTCATCCATAcaaatttcaaattcaaatcagctttattggcatgaatgtaaacggacaatattgccaaagctacaaataaattacataagatcaattaatttcatacatttcattaaataagtaaataaaacagtaaaagttgtgtttgtgtgtgttaataaaaataaaataataacaaaatatataaattaaaaataaatattaaataactaTACTATATACTAATTCTGTACAGTACACACTCTACATACTAATCACTGTAATATACAGTTTTCTTTACCACTTTATGCTAAGAGGAAAGGATCTCTAAATGCAAACGCAACGTTCACACTGGTAACATTAACTTTACTTCAGGCATTCACAAGTATGCAGACTCAGAGCTGGTAATGGTGATCATGGCGTGTACATGTGCGTCAGTTATTTCTATTAATAGAGTGCACTGAGTCATGAAGCTGTTTAATAAGTGAAATCTAGTTGCAAATGTGAAGATAATGATCAAAACAATCACATAAAAACCATGTAAAAGCTTTAATAACAATGACATTGATCTACTTATTTACAGTAATCAAATTATTGTCAAAcacacctacatgtatgaaaaaacaaacaataaaacacgtCATCAGAAGTACAACTTTATTTAGCATGAAAATTATAAGCATAAATTACATTAACTTTGAATCTAGCATTTGGTTTGAGTTTCATCACCTAGTTATTTATATGCCTGCTCACTACAGTAGTGCGCTGAAGTAGACTGACTACACGTCAGTGCTCTACTAAGTGCATCTTCTACTTTTCTATTTAGTCAGGTTAGATTTGAAAAGGACAATTAATGAGAATTTTAAGTTCCATGTTCTGTCATTTTGCCGCGGTATCGTTTTAGTATCGGCATCGAGATATTGAGGCAGGTATCGTATCGAAGTCAGAATTTTGGTATCGTGACAACACTAAACCCAATACGTGTAACGTCAATCAAACTGCAGCTTTGGAAAATTACTTCTAATTAAACTTTACAAAGAGACatctacatttttttgtttaaaatgttccagTTCCTgtgtgcattgcattgtgggagaatAGTGTCCAGCACACACTACATTCTCAAAACCTGCTTGGAAATCAGTATGTCGTATGGATTTGGGATATTTTTAGCATGTTAGCGTTCAAGAAAAGGAGACGAGGCTGACTAGACTTGGGCTATTTGTCCCTGAGcgataaaacaacaacaataattacTGCGAtatgattaaaaaatatataatatgacaaatgttcaatataattCATCAatcaaataatgatttgacatttatcctgataattatttaTATCTACTGATATGAAAAGTATAACTTGACGGGgtcgctagatgaaaagtcagatgATCATCTAAGTCACTGGGAGTCATCCTGTAAGGAACATGGTGGCGACACAATACATACGTGCTGTAAAACTACCTGACTTGTCTCAGCCACAAAGCCCACGCTGCTATCGAGGCTAAAACACctttgtttctttactttaaaaacatttttaagtcaGATATCTATCCATCTGCGCTTCACGTGTCTCAGTCTCTTCAGCTGCAAACTTTCTGTTTCTCAGTGTGTTGGCGAGACTCAGCTGCTGAGTGACATCTCCTTCCAGATGGAAGAGCCCGCTCAGTTCACCACCACCCTGCAGGCAGACGGTGAGTGGAACTGCATTTACCTTGAGTACCTGACTGCTCTCTGAGATGTTAATCTAAATATGAACTTCCTGACTTAAAGAGATTTCTGTACGGGATAAATTACTGGATTTTTGCTTAAGATTTCtaatccagagattaaaagtTGGAGGgaatttttctttcagtttaaaAGGTGCAATAAGTGATTCTGCTGAAATCAAAGAACAGGACAAATACCACGATACAGAGcaaacgacacagcaagtaatgtaactaaagttagctaagttgtgggttagcagaCTGTCAGTGCTACAGTTCctgctgcgaagctaacatgcagagattGTCAAACTTTCCTTCTTACAAAGGGGGAGCTGTTTGGTTCTACACATGTTGATTTCAGATGTGTTTACAGAGACCTGATTTCTCCTGGAGAGACCGCCAGAATACAGGCCATCTGGTTTCTAGTCAGCTTTTTACATGTGAGCAGACAAGACAGCAGCAGAGATCATGATATGAAACAGTGCTTCCTCTTATTCAAAGTAATTTCATCCGAAGTCTGAAGCGCCATCAGCCCTTCGACAAATTAGGAATGCTTATTACGTCACCACGACAGTTAAAATAAGTTTTGCTtccaaaataaagtaataaatctAATCACTGAGCTGCTGCATGCGAGCCAGGCTTTGCACTAACAAGGTTACGACAGTGCGGGCAAACATGACATAATATCGTGTCAGTGATTACGTCCAGTctctgccaacaaaacaaactttGGGTTTGAGGTTACTGACTGTATTTCAAAACAACCAGCTGATCTATCGCTTTTtattctcccctctctctctctgcagtggtCGATGAGATCCAGTTGGACGTTCGGATCGAGGAGAGCGTCTCTGCTCCGGCAGAAGGTAATAAAGTGACCTCAGTGAACACATGTACAGCTGAGCAGGTTGTTTACGTGCAACTATACTAGAGAGCAGTGCCCCAGAAATGCTAAACACTTTCCCCACTTGCTCTTACAACAATTAGTCCGTTTAGTTTTAGTTAACTACTATAGTTTAACAGTTAATTACATTTTGGTCTGtaagttattttaaatgttttaaaggttttaaGTTGACTAGTCGTGCTTTaatcctccctcctctctgtttctgtcccTCCAGTCCAGGACTCTTTCAGCGTGGCGGTTCATTATTTAGGACAGGAGGTCCACAAACGTCACATCCAGGGCACTGATGTCAGGATAACGTACCAGCCTTCCTCTCTCACTCCGCCGACGTCGGCCGACCTGAAAGGCCGGTTCCCGCGCATCCCGTTGCCGCAGCCGCCCTCCACGCTGCCGGCCGGCCCAGAGCTGCAGgccctgttcaccctgctgccctTCATGGAGAAAGGGGTGGTGCTGACCTCCACGCCGCAAGGAGTTTACGGCAAACGGTTCTGCCAGGGGCGGGTCTTCTGGACGGGGCCGCACACGACCACGCCGGAGCTGCACAAGatggagagaaacacagagccGGTGATGCTCTTCAGTAAAGACACTTTCAAGCAACGTGAGTCGCACGAACACGGCCGATCTCCACATCCAACTGAGACGCTGAGTCTCAACACGCATAATCCATGTGACTAGCTGAGTGAGATTTAGTCTTAACGTGGTTCGATTAGTTTAATGATCTGAATGATCCTTCAGTGATTATGTATCT encodes:
- the irf9 gene encoding interferon regulatory factor 9, producing MAAGRMRSTRKLRSWIVEQVSSGKYPGLVWDDDAKTMFRIPWKHAGKQDFRKDEDAAIFKAWAEFKGKLTDGSQDNPASWKTRLRCALNKSSEFTEVMERAQLDISEPYKVYRLVPISEQGVVVPEKKCKVKATRKPKRRRSESESDDASPVKMIKAEEVTSQLCVGETQLLSDISFQMEEPAQFTTTLQADVVDEIQLDVRIEESVSAPAEVQDSFSVAVHYLGQEVHKRHIQGTDVRITYQPSSLTPPTSADLKGRFPRIPLPQPPSTLPAGPELQALFTLLPFMEKGVVLTSTPQGVYGKRFCQGRVFWTGPHTTTPELHKMERNTEPVMLFSKDTFKQQLEDFRSNGGVPPQCGFTLCFGEELSDTEDPSTKLIIVQITLPWAEQQVHNTQSIFESITILQSLASQSPLGEITLNLVTVPSSETILCGSV